The stretch of DNA TGTATGGAGCCATAGACACTGGACCTGCACCAGGAATGAGGTCAATGGTGAAGTCAATTTCTCGACCCGGCGGCAACCCTGGCACTTCATCTGGAAACACATGTACATATTCATTAGCCACTGGTATAGATTGGATCACCTCCGCCGCACTTTTCTTCTCTGGCTTGGCCACCACCATAAAACACACAGCCCCGTCTTGTAACGCTTTCGCAGCTTCCGAGATGATATCAATTCCAACCCTTCATGTTCTGGGAATACCAAATtgcgccgtccacaatcaattatgatgTGATTGTTAGACAACCAGTCCATTCCCAATATCACATCCATTCCCTCCAAGggcaagcacaccaagttcaccttgTATCTGTGACCTGCCACCACCATTGAACACCCAACATAGACTGAACTGGTAGCTACCTGGCCCAAGGAAGGAGTTGAAACAAGCAACTCACACCCCAAGTCACGTGTCACCAGACTCAATCGTCCCACACAAGCATTAGAGATAAAGGAATGAGATGCGccagaataaaataaaactaagacATCATGCCCCATAAGTAAACAAGGTTGCAATATCCAGTTACCTGACTGAGTCGCCTCAGTAGATGTCATGGCAAAAACTCTCCCAACGGCCCGAGCTCGTTCTGCTGGCGACGCTACTTTTGGTTTCTTCGCACCAAGGCTCTTCTTCTCAGGGCAATTGTTCGCAAAATGACCTAGTTTGTCGCATATGAAGCACTTGTGACGATCACTGGATCCTCCTACCCCGCTGGTCAGCTGTGgacaatttcttttcaaatgggGTCCTCCATACTGGTAACAAGTAGGACCCTGAGACGTCTGTGGCCGGCTATACGGCTTCTTCATTTGTCGCGCGTCTACGACATTCCTCTGGTGTCTACTCATAACTGGGCCAAGGCCCTTCTCCAGGTGCTCAGCACTCTTGGCCTGTTCCACCAAGATTGGGAATCTTCTCTCTCGCAACGGTGTTACCACCCTCTTCAGCTCATGTCTGAGTCCTCGCTCAAACTTTAAACATCTCCATTCTTCAGTAATGGCTTGCGAGTAATACCTCGCCAGGTGCTCAAACCTGTTCACATATTCTTGCACCGTCATATCTCCCTGCTGCTGTGCAAGGAACTCAGCTTCCTTGTCTTGTTTAGCGATGCCAGGAAAGTATTTCTCCAGGAAACGCATCTTGAAGTTGGTCCAATCGACCTGTTCCTCTCAGGTCCGCATCTGTTGTTGCATCCCCACCCACCAGTACTTAGCATCATCATTCAGAAGGTAGGTGGCAAACAGTAATTTCTGCTCATCCGCACAGTTCATCACTGTGAATATCTTCTCACACTTGCGAAGCCAGGCCTCCGCTTCATTAGTAGATGCTTTGCCAGTGAACTCCGCTGGCTTGTGGCGTAGGAAGTCCTCCATAGTAGGCACCTAATTGGTGCAATAACAGTCCTAGGCTACGCTGCCACCGATGTTTGCATCGCATACACCATCCGATGAATGGCCTCCGCAATGTCATCAGCACCACTATTCCTCCTCCTTCTGTTAGCAGCCATAGCCTGGATACGCCACATTACAATTGTTAAAACCACTTCACTTAGTTAAATAAAACCACTAATATCTTACTTACACACAACTAAATCACACACACAATCAAACGGTAAGCTCACTTCCCAAAagccccaatttttttttttaaatattttcaaaacatttgctcagataccaattgtaacatcctaaggaatattacgaaaatttcataaataaaatccaagataaaataaagaacgcatttaataaaaccatttcccaaaaaaacacgggaaatttaaaactttaatatcacTATCATAAACCAGGAGTCAATACTCATAAAACTCGAATAAAACTCAATGGCTCCTGAAATGATTACATAATTATCtcacaactaaaatatatacaaaaatcccaagctagcccccgctccgagtctatgcatctcctggcccacctgtcacatcatctgctcccggataacaagatatccgatcatcgccacacacacacagatagggtgagctatgcacaataaagtataaacaaatatatgaaataaacatgtttcccaacccaaaacaaCATAAGTACAAAACTCATAATTTCCacatcacccaaccatgacctcatagtcattcatgagtcatatgcatgaactaggtcttgggacttccctgtgctcccacgaaactaactcattcgtggtccaaccatatgagcctatcccgctcatagtcctgccctacagactcctcgtctgtagtaaaacatccaagtctcatacttggaccctggcacgcacgcaatcaccatactatggactcctcgcccaatagtaacCGAcaggaacatcacagttcctttcccatcgtgcgcccgacacatgcaatcaccatactaaggactcctcgcccaatagtagccgacgggaactcaaccagttccttgcccatcatgtgtccaaccaccgagcacatcccagacccctattggacttagtccttcaagcccaaatgccacaccacatgcataaaATTCCTATACTTAGGATAAAGTAACCAAATCACACCCACAAGCAATTACAACATGTCAAAAtcacataaactcgcttaaaCCAGGGACACTCGCTAAAACAGTAGCATCAACtagtcatctcgcttaggcgagatcttCCCGCCTGGGCGAGCCACACATTCGCCCAAAACCACTCTAAcacctcgcctagacgagtcttcaacaaaacacacaagaacACACTTCAagaactcgcttgggcgagccactctcgcctaggcgagagtgtcagtcgctcaaaactcaaaacatcTCGCCTGGGGGGGATATCGTGCTCAAAACTTCCAAGTTCTCCTCGCGACCTCGCTGAGGCGAgtgcctctcgcctgagcgagataccTTGTCGCTCAACCTTTTTCCTGGTCGACTAGGCGAGAACCACGAACCAGGACCCAATGTGAGACTctacaactctcgcctaggcgaggaggACCcacttgggcgagacttgcaggttCTCGAGTCTGTTCACGCACTCGAATCACTCCACTTTGCCCAATTCGCACCACTAACAATACCAACACATAATTAACACATTACCAAGCACAAATAATGGGCATAATCATCAGAACAGGTCCTATATCATCCATTCATATTAACCAACTCGAGATTAAATCATATCTACCCATTCCATACCAAAACTCTCCCTCTAATCACCAAAACGCATAGCGAGGCTTTGCACACAATCTCAGCCAATCAGATTCTGAATCCCATCACATACCACACAATTTCCATGACATACAAATTTACCCAATGCATACACCTAAACTAACAGCACGAAAATTAGGATAAGATCCCCTAACctgaaaatttgattgaaattggGAAGAAGATTGGTTTTCCTTGGTTTGCCAATGATGTGCCACAGACTTCCTCTCAGTTCAGCCCCTTTACGCACCCAAACCTCCTCTCTCAGCCTAAATTTCGTACTCTCTCTATAATAGTTCACCACACTGTCCCAttctgctaggcttttctttaccccttcacattcataccacaactattagttagcaaaaataaagcttattctttgcccaccaaggtttgaacccatgaccttccactcctaaggccaaagcacaaccactataccAAATCACATTGGTGATACACACAAATCCACataagtttacaataccaatcacatactcatacatatctttaaaatcaataataaaacaactacacataattggcatacataggactcgaacccaagtcctctcacacaatcaaagtactctcaactacttgagctagtacttttccacatcacattaaacaatagttaatgccataaaggcgctttctaatcgcatttattaattaattaaatatttaattaattaattttcatgggtcttacactTCTCATGAGAGTGGTGGTGGTAATAAGGCTCATGGAGTAATCTTGCAACTATGGAAATGTAGCCGTTTTCAAGAATGATGGAAAATAATTTTGGGATTGtatcaaatttatgaaattttggttgattatattttgtttttgtaatcatttggtaataataaatattatgttatgGCTTTTTCAACAATAGAGTTACAATCCAAATATGGGTTGCAATTACTTCAAATGGTGTTTTGAAGATGTTAGTGATAAATGTGATGCAAATATTGTGAGACAAAGAAAGAAGATTATAAATATAGAGAAAGCTCTCAAAGTTTTTAGAAAAGTGAGTCCAATTATTGGTATGATTGGTTACTTTTATTGGTGTGATTAATGTAATTATAGTGTATGTGTGTTGTTCAAACTTTCGTGAGTTGTGAATGTATTGAGTGAGTAGAGCATATTATCATGTAATGATTTGTtctttaaaatacatttgaatTGTCATTCCAAAACATGGTAAAGTAAACACAATAGTGGATTCCATACATGTGGCCTCCAATTTTGCaatgttttattgttgttgGGCTTGTCATATGTTGGTCTacatggttgtggtggtggctAGGTTGGTTGAGAAGTCTAGGATGGATGAGTTATTTGTTGTGATTATTCAGAACATTGGTTGGTGTAGAGGGTTCTTGACCTCCCAATAAGGGATACATTTTTATCCAATAAGTACACTAGTTCAATTATAGCACAACAAAATCATATCTACAAAGATTTAGTTAATAAAACagtaacttataatcaatttGAATTTGTAAAATCAACCATAAGTCGTCTctcaacgaatacggaattgattcttaacaaattagttcttataaaactataaaaaagggTTAGTGAAATAATAAgagtaataaaagaaataaaattggtgaaaggtaaaaaaatataaaaacaatgataaagaaaatagattgattccactactttttcaaaatagattcatcatcagttatctaaagattattgctcaattaattattattctatattttcaaattaataaatttaaagtcttaattaatttgttggagttctcacttttaaccaaagtacaatctccaTTACAAgtaagaacttttagattatccacagtaaattcaaccaaagtataatttcaatccaattttactatcctaatcatgtctattattTTGTCTCTTCactaaataaaaagcttaattaatcaaagtaaagtctcgactaattttagttagagtaaatacttttaatcaaagtaaagtctcaat from Vigna unguiculata cultivar IT97K-499-35 chromosome 8, ASM411807v1, whole genome shotgun sequence encodes:
- the LOC114194792 gene encoding uncharacterized protein LOC114194792 translates to MRFLEKYFPGIAKQDKEAEFLAQQQGDMTVQEYVNRFEHLARYYSQAITEEWRCLKFERGLRHELKRVVTPLRERRFPILVEQAKSAEHLEKGLGPVMSRHQRNVVDARQMKKPYSRPQTSQGPTCYQYGGPHLKRNCPQLTSGVGGSSDRHKCFICDKLGHFANNCPEKKSLGAKKPKVASPAERARAVGRVFAMTSTEATQSGNWILQPCLLMGHDVLVLFYSGASHSFISNACVGRLSLVTRDLGCELLVSTPSLGQVATSSVYVGCSMVVAGHRYKVNLVCLPLEGMDVILGMDWLSNNHIIIDCGRRNLVFPEHEGLELISSRKLRKRYKTGLYEVPGLPPGREIDFTIDLIPGAGPVSMAPYRMAPAELVEHKKQIEEYWRSNSFTKRVALGSSNLVSEEEGWELTTMCGL